A genomic window from Coleofasciculus chthonoplastes PCC 7420 includes:
- the speE gene encoding polyamine aminopropyltransferase encodes MAGSQVDADLWISEYITPWDIYVHGITKVLAYKKTAYQEMYIVETGAYGKALVLDGKWQSCTGDEFIYHESLVHPAMISHPNPRRVLVLGGGEGATVREILRWKTVEQVMMVDIDGEVVDACRQHLPEMHQNAFDDPRTQLVIGDALEILDKMEQQWDIVISDLSDPIEEGPSYKLFTQEFFEKVQRVLQPDGFLVLQAGPVGTFAVKTHARLVNTLSTVFPHIHSYCCFTPTYGEPWGFAIASAQAIDTQPNPATVDQHLQDKTTGGLRLIDGVALLGLLQTPAYIRRAIASETQVYTLNEPPKFFGKGALSQSSSQS; translated from the coding sequence ATTTGTGGATAAGCGAGTATATCACGCCTTGGGATATCTATGTTCACGGGATTACCAAGGTTTTAGCTTATAAAAAAACAGCCTATCAGGAAATGTATATTGTAGAAACAGGAGCCTATGGTAAAGCTTTAGTTTTAGACGGAAAATGGCAATCCTGTACAGGGGATGAGTTTATTTACCATGAATCCCTGGTTCACCCCGCTATGATTAGTCACCCTAATCCGCGTCGTGTTCTTGTATTGGGTGGGGGTGAAGGAGCAACGGTACGCGAAATCCTGCGCTGGAAAACCGTTGAGCAGGTGATGATGGTGGATATTGATGGTGAGGTTGTGGACGCTTGCCGACAACATTTGCCAGAAATGCATCAAAATGCCTTTGATGATCCTCGAACTCAACTGGTTATTGGTGACGCTCTAGAGATTTTAGACAAGATGGAACAGCAGTGGGATATTGTCATCTCCGATCTGTCTGATCCGATTGAAGAAGGACCATCCTATAAGCTGTTTACCCAAGAGTTTTTTGAGAAAGTTCAGCGCGTTCTCCAACCGGATGGATTTTTAGTCCTACAAGCTGGACCGGTGGGAACGTTCGCGGTCAAAACCCATGCTCGTCTAGTGAACACCTTAAGTACTGTTTTTCCACATATACACTCCTATTGTTGCTTTACCCCCACCTACGGTGAACCCTGGGGATTTGCGATCGCGTCTGCCCAAGCCATTGACACTCAACCCAATCCGGCTACCGTTGACCAACACCTGCAAGACAAGACCACGGGGGGCTTGCGCCTAATCGACGGTGTGGCGTTATTAGGACTGTTACAAACCCCTGCCTATATCCGTCGTGCGATCGCCTCGGAAACTCAAGTCTATACCTTAAACGAACCGCCAAAATTCTTTGGTAAGGGGGCATTGAGTCAATCATCCTCTCAATCGTGA
- a CDS encoding CBS domain-containing protein, producing the protein MQPSGLPFHSLALEPAIDAHFLTVAPDTPLVDVLALMSRFRSCRLPTQALGTDMSHIPAHLPQISCLSQEEDTVFGVADTAAGCVLVMEGERLVGVFTERDIVRLAAAGLPLSRVNISEIMTRPAITLQPSPSHDIFTALGLLRQHRIRHLPIVNEQGQLMGIVTHESIRKALQPVNLLTRLRCVQDVMTTAVIHAPVTTAVLQLAQLMTEHQVSCVVITQVRDSEIQPGEQDALTPAGCSAPLIKASCSYPMLYSQSLIPVGIVTERDIVQFQALELDLSRLNAQEVMSTPLFCLGSSDSLWLAHEQMQQHRVRRLVVRGNQGELVGIVSQTSLLQVLNPVEMYGVIELLQQAVEERTSELAQTNERLRHEIGERQRAELALQKSHDQLKIQVEQRTVQLTQANVQLQQDILERQRVETALRQSEAQLKKQTRELTRMIQQLHSYQSQLIQSEKMSSLGQLVAGVAHEINNPINFIYGNIAYASQYVQDVMGLLELYEQYYPQPVSEIQETTEDIDLEFVKTDLPKLINSMKLGADRIRNLVLSLRNFSRLDQAEMKSVDLHEGLDNTLLILQNQLKATSGLVEVQLVKDYGDLPLVECYPGQLNQVFMNLLSNAIDALEELRQLNAQAQLSNGESSSPYPTIGIQTAIKEVKRPKSQAKSSWVNQWVVVRIADNGSGMTEMVRQRLFDPFFTTKPVGKGTGLGLSISYQIVVEKHGGYLQCNSEPGQGSEFVIEIPLRQHHQASMTFPSRNG; encoded by the coding sequence ATGCAGCCTAGTGGTCTGCCGTTTCATTCCTTAGCTCTAGAACCAGCAATTGATGCTCATTTTTTGACCGTCGCACCAGATACCCCCCTGGTGGATGTCTTGGCGCTCATGAGTCGATTTCGCAGTTGTCGGTTACCCACCCAAGCGTTAGGAACTGACATGAGTCACATCCCCGCGCATCTCCCACAAATTTCCTGCCTGTCTCAGGAAGAAGACACCGTGTTTGGTGTGGCGGATACGGCAGCAGGTTGTGTATTGGTGATGGAGGGAGAGCGACTGGTGGGCGTATTTACTGAGCGCGATATTGTTAGGTTAGCAGCGGCGGGGCTTCCCTTAAGCCGGGTCAATATTTCCGAAATTATGACCCGACCCGCGATTACGCTGCAACCATCACCATCTCACGATATCTTTACCGCATTGGGACTCTTACGCCAGCATCGGATTCGTCACCTACCGATTGTCAATGAACAAGGGCAACTTATGGGAATTGTCACCCATGAGAGTATTCGCAAAGCTCTGCAACCCGTTAACCTGCTAACGCGATTGCGCTGTGTGCAAGATGTAATGACCACAGCGGTGATTCATGCACCCGTAACTACAGCGGTGCTACAGTTAGCCCAGCTCATGACAGAGCATCAAGTCAGTTGCGTGGTGATTACTCAAGTCAGAGATTCGGAAATTCAGCCTGGAGAACAAGACGCCCTCACGCCAGCCGGATGTTCTGCTCCTTTGATTAAAGCCTCTTGCTCATATCCAATGCTTTATTCTCAGTCCCTGATTCCCGTGGGTATTGTCACGGAACGCGATATTGTGCAGTTTCAGGCACTAGAACTAGATTTATCGCGCCTGAATGCTCAAGAGGTGATGAGTACACCCCTATTTTGCCTGGGTTCCTCGGATTCCTTGTGGCTCGCCCACGAGCAAATGCAGCAGCATCGGGTGCGACGGTTGGTTGTTCGCGGTAATCAGGGAGAATTAGTGGGGATTGTGTCCCAAACCAGCCTACTGCAAGTGCTTAACCCCGTGGAAATGTATGGGGTAATCGAACTACTGCAACAGGCGGTGGAAGAACGAACCTCGGAATTAGCCCAGACGAATGAACGGCTACGCCACGAAATTGGGGAGCGTCAGCGAGCGGAGTTAGCCCTGCAAAAATCTCATGACCAATTGAAAATTCAAGTTGAACAGCGCACAGTCCAGCTTACTCAAGCTAATGTCCAGCTTCAACAGGATATTCTAGAACGCCAGCGGGTAGAAACAGCCCTGCGGCAAAGTGAAGCCCAGTTGAAAAAACAAACCCGCGAACTCACACGCATGATCCAGCAACTGCATTCTTATCAAAGTCAGTTGATTCAGAGCGAAAAAATGTCGTCTTTGGGACAACTGGTTGCTGGTGTGGCTCACGAAATTAATAATCCGATTAATTTTATTTACGGTAATATTGCTTACGCTTCTCAGTATGTTCAGGACGTGATGGGTTTGCTGGAACTCTATGAGCAGTATTATCCCCAGCCTGTATCCGAAATTCAAGAAACGACCGAGGACATTGACTTAGAGTTTGTCAAAACGGACTTGCCTAAACTGATTAACTCCATGAAACTGGGTGCCGATCGCATTCGCAACTTGGTGCTGTCGTTGCGAAATTTCTCCCGCTTGGATCAAGCGGAAATGAAATCCGTAGATTTGCATGAGGGATTAGACAATACGTTGTTGATTCTACAAAATCAGCTTAAAGCGACGTCCGGTCTAGTTGAAGTGCAGTTGGTGAAGGACTATGGGGATTTACCCTTGGTGGAATGTTATCCGGGACAACTCAACCAAGTGTTTATGAATCTACTGAGTAATGCCATTGATGCGCTCGAAGAGTTGAGACAGTTAAATGCTCAAGCTCAGTTGTCTAATGGAGAATCCTCTAGTCCTTATCCCACGATTGGGATTCAAACCGCGATTAAAGAGGTGAAGCGTCCTAAATCCCAGGCAAAATCATCGTGGGTAAATCAATGGGTGGTGGTTCGCATTGCGGATAATGGGTCGGGGATGACTGAGATGGTGCGTCAACGTCTATTTGATCCGTTTTTCACCACTAAACCTGTCGGAAAAGGCACGGGTTTGGGGTTATCGATTAGCTATCAGATTGTCGTGGAAAAACATGGGGGATATCTTCAGTGTAATTCTGAACCGGGGCAAGGCAGTGAGTTTGTGATTGAAATTCCGCTGCGACAGCATCATCAGGCATCGATGACCTTTCCCAGTAGAAACGGATAG
- a CDS encoding HhoA/HhoB/HtrA family serine endopeptidase gives MSLSLKQLTVYLTLLGLGGGAGVLGSRYLMAEPQGVNPPEAVPAVLEPLAPKRSNRPAPGNLNFIAQAVEQVGPAVVRIDAARQISQDVPEPFRNPFFRRFFGNEMPVPEPRVERGTGSGFILESDGRIITNAHVIDGADIVKVTLKDGRTLEGRVLGADPVTDVAIIKIEAEDLPTVRLGKADELIPGEWAIAIGNPLGLDNTVTVGIISALGRSSSQVGVPEKRVSFIQTDAAINPGNSGGPLLNASGEVIGINTAIRANAQGLGFAIPIETAQRIAEQLFEKGRVDHPYLGIQMVTLTPELRKEINQDQDAGLKVTQDQGVLIVRVVPNSPAQQAGLEPGDIIQEVGGKAIKTASDVQEEVEASEVGANLDIEVNRQGKTKTILVKPGAFPVNQLD, from the coding sequence ATGAGTTTATCATTAAAGCAGCTAACCGTTTATCTGACCTTGCTAGGCTTAGGCGGTGGAGCAGGGGTTTTAGGTAGTCGCTACCTTATGGCTGAACCCCAAGGGGTTAATCCTCCAGAAGCGGTGCCGGCGGTATTGGAACCCTTAGCCCCAAAACGCTCCAACCGTCCCGCTCCCGGCAATCTCAATTTTATTGCCCAAGCCGTCGAGCAAGTTGGACCGGCGGTGGTGAGAATTGATGCGGCGCGTCAGATCAGCCAAGATGTTCCCGAACCCTTTAGAAATCCCTTCTTCCGCCGCTTTTTTGGCAATGAGATGCCTGTTCCGGAACCTCGCGTGGAACGGGGGACGGGATCGGGTTTTATTCTGGAGTCAGATGGGCGAATTATTACCAATGCTCATGTGATCGACGGGGCGGATATCGTCAAGGTTACCCTGAAAGATGGACGGACGTTAGAGGGTCGGGTATTAGGGGCAGATCCGGTAACCGATGTGGCGATTATTAAAATTGAGGCAGAAGATTTGCCCACTGTCCGCTTGGGTAAAGCCGATGAGTTGATTCCTGGGGAATGGGCGATCGCGATCGGGAATCCTCTGGGTTTAGATAATACAGTAACTGTTGGTATCATTAGCGCTTTGGGGCGATCCAGTTCTCAGGTTGGTGTTCCCGAAAAACGAGTCAGCTTTATTCAAACGGATGCGGCAATTAATCCGGGAAATTCTGGCGGACCATTATTAAATGCCAGTGGTGAAGTTATTGGCATTAATACGGCGATTCGTGCCAACGCTCAAGGATTGGGCTTTGCCATTCCCATTGAAACCGCTCAACGCATTGCTGAACAGCTTTTTGAAAAAGGTCGGGTTGACCATCCTTATCTTGGAATTCAGATGGTTACACTGACTCCAGAGTTACGCAAAGAAATTAATCAGGATCAAGATGCAGGTTTAAAAGTGACTCAAGATCAGGGCGTCTTAATCGTCCGCGTCGTTCCTAATTCCCCAGCTCAACAAGCGGGTCTTGAACCGGGTGATATTATTCAAGAAGTTGGCGGAAAAGCGATTAAAACTGCTTCAGATGTACAAGAAGAAGTAGAAGCGAGTGAAGTTGGAGCGAATCTTGATATTGAAGTGAATCGTCAGGGGAAAACGAAAACGATTCTCGTAAAACCGGGAGCGTTTCCGGTCAATCAATTAGATTGA